The genomic region GTTTAATCTTTTGCTAAGAACTGGCCGGCCAGGATCGTAGCGATCCCCACGCAAAGAACCAGGCTGGCCAGGCTTATTAGCCAGTGCACGGCGGCTATGGCTGGCACTACCTCTAAATTTACCAGTCCACGAGCGAAAATGAACAATTCGGTTAGAAAAAATCCCACCAGGTAGAAATTCAGCTGAAATCTGGATAATTTCAGCATCTCAAAGTAATTAAGAAATATCAGCAAGAGAGTGCTTACTACTCCTAGGAAAACCCAGTGGATATAACTGATGATCATATCCATATTGGTGAAGATGACTTCAGAGATCACAGGGAATGCACCCAGGATCTGCGCGATAAGTTTTACCGAAAACAGGAATACCACCATCCTTATCGAAAACCTGAATAAATCGGACAGGCTTCGGAAAATCTCAAGAGCTTTTGAGTATATCGCCCTAAAGAAAATTCCGAAAGCGATAAATTGTAATACACCTCCTATCAGGGCTAAAAGGTAAAAAGGCCAATCTGGCTTCATCCATAAAACAGAGAGAAAGAAAGTAAGAATGACTCCTGCATTCAGCAGAGAATAAAACTTCTTAAAAGTATGTTCAGGAAGAGAAAAGCCAATCTTTTCGAGTATGTAAATAAAAATGCCAAAAAGAGCGACTATAAACCAACCATTATACTGGAAATGAAGGTAAAAATAGATCGCATTCCTGTACCAGGCAGAGCCGCTTCCCGCATTACTCATGATAATACCCAGGGCCCAGGGACCAATACTGGAAATCACCATATACCAGAGCGAAATCCTCACCAGTTTATACGAAGCTTTCTTCTTAAGATCTTCAGGACAGTGTTTAAAGAAGAAATAGACAAACCAGTAAGAAGCTATCAGGAAAAGAGTGGAAAAAATAATCGAAAATAAGGTATAGCCGGTAAAAGGAAAAGTGAACAGCATGCCTACTATGGTCGCCTGGGTAAACCAAAAAAGGATGCGGTATTTTTTATCGATAGCCTGAGAACTCAGATAGGTAAAATAGAGCAAAGTGGTCAATGCCGTATAAACCCAGCCAAGCAGGGCGATATGTGAATGAGTATGAACAATGTACTTATAGGTTCCCGGAATATCCATCACCGCAAAAAGTCTAAGCCCAAGTCCTAACAAGGCTATAAGGCAAAAGTAAACCACCGCTATAAAGCTATGTTTTTTAAGCATTCTAATCATCCAAATCTCATTTTAAGAATCCTTGAAGGATAAATAATTTAGATATTAATAATAAAAAAGGACATTTTTATCTTATTTATTATCTTATATCATTTAATTTTATGCAAACTGAATTTATATGTTTTCTAAAGCTTGTGAATACGCAATAAGATCGACTTTGTACATAGCAGGTGAATCGCAAAAAGAAAGGCGCACCAGTCTTAAAGAAATTGCCAGAGCGATCAATTCACCGGAAGCTTTTACCGCTAAAATTCTTCAAAAATTAGTTCAGCAGAATATAGTCAATTCGATTAAAGGGCCACGCGGTGGATTTTTTATAGATAAAGAAAAAAACACCACCAAACTCGCTGAGATAGTTCGGGCTATAGATGGTGATTCGATCATGAATGGTTGTGCTCTTGGTCTGGAAAAATGTTCTGAAGATCATCCATGTCCATTACATTTTGATTTTGTCAATATTCGCAGCGGCTTGAAGCATATGCTTGAAACTACCAGCATATTTGAGCTATCCTCAAAACTTGTTTCAGGTACGAGTTTCCTAAAATTATAAGGATGAGAAGGAACTAGAGATCTAAAAGAATCTCTAAGGCACCTTCTCATTCCTGACAAACAGTTTTTTATAATCTCAATTCCCTCTCAAGTTTTAATGCTTTCGGGTGAAGTATATTATTCTCAAGATGTATATGTTCATGAAGATCTTGTTCGAATTCATCGAGCTTATCGAAAAGCGCTTTATAAGTATTACAGGCATGTGCAGGAGGTGTATAATTATTCGTTAAGTGTGCAATTTCCTTAAAGATATTACCGGCAAATTCGTGCTCTTCTTCCATCATTTTGATTGGGTTCTCCACCGTGCTGAAATTTGGAACATTTAACGGGATTCCCTCTTTTTCAGCTTTTAGCATCTTCTTGATGAAAGGAAAAAGGATCAACTCTTCTTTCTTAAGATGTGCAGCCAGCTCACCCGCTACTTTATCGAACAATTCATATACTCTTACCAGTTCAGGATTATTACCTCCATGTACTTTGGCCACTTTTGCAGAATACTGGATCAATAACCCAATATTTGCCTCAATATAAGTATGATGTTTCTCAATTATATGATCTATCAGTTCATCAAGAGGTATCTTATTGAAATCAGTTTCATTTTCTTCTACAGCACCTATCAGTTCAAGATCCTTTACAAGCGCAAAATAGTCCACTCCCCTTTCCTGGCAAGCCTTTTCCACACTGATTCCACCTCCACAGCAAAAATCAATTCCATAATTTTTGAAAACATGGGAGGCTTTTATATTCTGCGTAACATAATCTGCTACTGTTTTTTCAGGTTTTATAATCATAATTAAAAATTTAATATTAGACTTCAATATTTTCAAAACTACTCGAATCTGACAGGATTAAATATGATGAAGATCATCAATTATCCCAATTCTTATCTAGTTTATTATACCGTCAGATAACTATCTTTTTATTCGTTCAGGAACGTGAAATAAAAGCTATCAAAAAATTAAAAATTTTATCTGGAGCGTTTTCCTTTTTTGTTGTTTTTGAGGCGGCTTCCATTGATATGTTATTGTATGATTTCATGATGTTCATTTTAGATTTACTTCCCGTAGCGCCTTCGCTGTTACCTTTTTTTGTTGCTTATACAGTTTTCAATATTTGGAATTGAAAAGGACTTATAAAAAGGAGCTTGCGACTGGCTTATGCAATCCGGTCAATTTCCAAATGTTGGTATTTTGCTGTCAAAAAAAGAGTGAAACAGTGAAGGCGTGGAAGTTTTTCTAAAGGACGATGTGAAATATGATAATATGGGGAGCCACCTCAAATAATAAATGGAATTCCGCTTAAGCGGACTCCATTCTCAATCGTGGTTGGAATGGAGTAATCCTATCCTTTAATGGAATTGGATTTACGGAATGTAAGCCTAAGATCGGGGATGGTGTCCAAGACTTTTAAAGCGAAGCTCTTTGCCCGGAATGCAGCTCTTTAGCGGTATAAAGCGGGAATGTGCTGAGCGCAAAAGTTTTTTGGAATCTGAATAGTAATTTAATCAAATAGGTTTAAATCTTATGAAGACTTTTTTGGTAGTATAATAAGATTGGAGATCACAACAATTTTACAGAACCTTTTTAAGATTTTACCTAATTACAAAAGGATTAACTTTTTATTGGTAATTTGATTGGATATTTTCAATTAGATTCGAAGAAATGTAGAGATCAAAAGAAGGGTTAATTCTGTTAAGACAGTCATGGCCCTTTTTTTATGATCTAATTTAAACGATTACTAAAATCCTTGAATTTAATTTTTTTCCTAACCTCTTCTGGAATTTCTAACCCAAAATCATAGGAATCCTTGTTTAAGGAAATTACACTATTACAATTTGAACAATTAAATTTTGCCTTTTTTAATAACATGGATAAAGTAAAATTAATACTTGCTCCACAATTTCTGCATTCTCTTTCGATTACACTGGAACCTACATTAATCATTATTTAGAATTTAAAGGATTACACTAAAATGTTGGGAATGATTTATTTATATCTTCAATATGATGATTTAAATTTTCAATATGTGTTTAGAATTTCATAAAGTTTTAATTTTTAAAATTTTAATTTCAACTAGATTTCCTATTACGATGATTCTAGATCCAATTTAGCACTGATTGATAATTATTCAAATTGGTTAATAAAAAGGATTATTTCCTATTTAATGGAATATTTCCATTTATTAACTTTGAAGCATGAAAGTATTGCTTCATTTAGCCATTCATGGTATTTATAATTTTCCGTTCGTGGGACATATTACCGCGGGATTCCCCTCCCCGGCCGATGATCACCTGGATAAATCTATTGACCTAAATTCTGAAATAATTAAAGACCGGGATGCCACCTTTTTCGGCAGAGTTGAAGGTGATTCCATGACCGGAGCAGGGATAGAACATGGAGATCTTTTAGTGATCAATAAAGGATTGGAACCTTGTAATGGAAAAATTGCCGTTTGTTTTATTGATGGGGAGTTTACGGTAAAGAGGATTAAAATCGAAAAGGATGTCATCTGGTTGGTTGCAGAAAATCAGAAATATAAACCTATAAAGGTTACAGCAGAAAATGATTTCCTTATCTGGGGAATAGTGACCAACGTAATCAAGTATGTATAATGTACGCCCTGGTAGACTGTAATAACTTCTATGCTTCCTGTGAACGAGTTTTCAATCCATCCCTGGAAAATAAACCAGTTGTAGTTCTTTCTAATAATGATGGTTGCGTTATTGCACGAAGTAACGAAGCAAAGGCATTAAATATCCCAATGGGGGCTCCCGCATTTCAATATGAGGCAGTATTTAAAAGGAATGGTGTTTTTGTATTCAGTTCTAATTACGCTTTATATGGAGATATGAGCAGAAGAGTAATGAATATACTTTCCACGTTCACCCCGGATATTGAGATCTATTCTATAGACGAGGCATTTTTGCTGCTAGCAGGCTTTAAAGAACATTTTGATTTAACGACCTATGGTCAGGATATGATTAAAGCTGTTCGAAGCAGAACAGGTATCCCAATTAGTATTGGAATTGCCCCCACCAAGGCCTTGGCAAAAGTTGCAAATAAGATCGCCAAGAAATTTGCAAATCACACAGGAGGCGTTCATATCATAGATGATCCCGAGAAAATCAGGAAAGCTCTTTTATGGACTAAGATTGGAGATGTTTGGGGTATCGGCCGACAATACGAAAAGAGACTACTTGCAATGAATATTAAAAATGCACAACAGTTCGTAGAATTACATGATGAGTATGTACGTAAAGAATTTTCTGTAGTCGGCCTGCGACTGAAAAGAGATCTATCTGGACTAACCACTTTGTCGTTAGAAGTTACTCCGCTAAAAAAGAATATTTCAGTAACTAGGGCGTTCGAAAATATGTACAGTGATTATGCCGAATTGAAAGAAAGCGTATCTACCTATGCCGTAAAGATTGGTGAAAAACTCAGAAGACAGGATAGTAACTGTTCTTTGCTCCAAGTTTTCTTACTTACTAATCCATTTAGAAATGATCTTAAGCAGTATCGGGCAAGTATATCAGTATATACTCCCCATCCAACTAATTCCAGCATTACGTTAGTCAAAATAGCTTTAACTGGCCTAGAGTTGATCTATAAGGAAGGTTTTCAATATAAGAAGGCTGGAATCATCGCCATGAAACTTACGCCTGCTAAGCAAAAGCAGTTTAAACTTTTCACAGAAGAAAATCCTAAGCACGAACAATTGATGAAGGTAGTAGACCAATTAAACTTCCGGGAAAACGGCAAGGTGAAATTCGGAGGTCAGGATCTAGGACGTACCTGGAAAATAAGACAAGAAAGGTTATCAAATAGATATAGTACTAGATTGGACGAATTAATCACGGTTAAAGTTAACCAGGCATAGAGCCAAATAATTATTAAATAAAAAAGCTTCAATTATTAAGAGTACACTTATTTAAAAATCTAAAACTGTATTCAATGCTTTATCCGTTTGATTAGTCATAAAATTAGACTGATACATCATTGTAGTGGTTACCGAAGAGTGTCGATACAATTTTTGTAAAAGCTGAATAGGAATTCTATCTCCAGATATATTACCGAAACTATGCCGTGCGATATGCATAGTAAGTTTTTTTTCTATTTCCAGTTTCCTAGCAATTCTTCCTAATTGTCGGTTAAAATTTCGGGTAACAGTCTTAATTCTTGTTCTCACCATAATTTCGTCTGACAAATCAATACCTCGAAGTTCTGGAAAAACTAAATCACAGGCTTCATTTCTGACCTTTCGATATTTACTCAATATATCCTGAGCTTTAACAGGGATTTTTAAGGATACTAACTTATAATTTTTGTTCATGCGATAGTATAACCTATCATCTTTTAGATCACTCCATTTTAATTGAATAATATCGGTAATGCGTACACCTGCAAAGTAGAAACTAAGCAACCATACATTAAGGGTATGTTGATTAGCTGGATTTAGATCCTTGGCATTTTCCAGCTTTTTCAATTCACCTATTGTTAAACCTATTTTCTTTGCTTCCGGAATTTTGATTTGGTATCTACCCTTTCCGAAAGGATAATCATTTTTATCTGCCCGGTTTGCGGCTAAAGCCAAATTGTAAATAGCCCTAATGCATATCATGAAATTTACGACTGTACGTTTAGCTCTATTTTTTTTAAACTGAAGAAAAGTGGAAAAATTATTTAAAAGGGTTACATCAATTTCATGAAACTTGATATCATTACCGGCAAAATTTAAGAATTGCTCTACCCTATTTTTTTCAGTTTTATATTGATTCGTTTTTTTTCTTTCCCAAATATTATTCAAATATATTTCCGCCACACTTTTAAAGTCATTATTGGAATCTCTTTTAATTGATTCCTTTAACTTACCTATAGATAAACTTCTTCCCTTGGCTTCGCTTTCAAGGAGTTTCTCATTAGCTTCGACCAATTTAGCCAGAATTAGGTGGTTTAATCGAGAGGCATTAGGATGATTTTTTTTTACCCTTCCCTTCTGATCATCCCAAAATTTATCTTCAATGTATTGGCCTGTGTATAGGTAAGTAGTTCGTCGATCTATAGTGATACGAATAGCTATTGGAAATTGACCAATTTTGTTCGCTTTTTTTCTTAGTACAGGATAAATAGAAGCCATAATTTTAACTTATTTGTCTTCTATAAATTTAATCAAATTCAGGTACAACATAGGTACAACTTTTATCCATATCAAATGATTCTTTTTGAATGTAAGCAAAATGAAAACCTATGCTTTTAATTGATTTTGAGCGGAATAACATCCATTTAATTGAAATAGATGATTTTTCATAACCCGGAGGTCCCGAGTTCAAATCTCGGTCTCGCTACTAGAAAAAATCCCTTCAAAATAGAAGGGATTTTTTTATGGATATATCTCAACGGATAGTGATCTTTATAATTGAAGAATTTTGAATTAGCATTCCTTAATTTCAATGGCATTAATTTTTCATATTCACATTCGTAGTTTTTCATTATCTTTAAATAACTTTTTTGAAAAAAGTTGAATTGAGTTCATTTTTCAGCTACAAATAGAATCTATTCCCCTTCCTCTCCATAAACCAAACTTCTTATTATTTATGCTGCCTTTAATTTTAAAGGCTAAATTTTTTTAATACCTCTCCCTAAACCTGCCTTTAAATTCTGTTCAATTTAAAATCAGGCAGTATGAAAAATTCAGAAAATTCAGAAAATTCAGAAAATATAATCAGCCTCATAAAGCAAAAAAGAACAATCACTAGATTCATAAGTTGGTTTTTCTCTGTTGTGCTCTTACATATGTTATTTGCCTGTTCATACTTCAAGGTTCAGCAGATTGAAGCCGCTACTGAAGCTGAAAAGCAGGCGCAAATAAATAATTTTGAACAGGAGCAGAAGTATATAGTTATCCACTCCCAAGAAGTCAAGTACCACCTTGAAAAGATAGATGTAAATCAGGACGACCAATTATTATCTGGGACCCTGGTTCCCTTAAACGCTAATCACATGCATCCCAAGGATCCCAATATAAAGATCGGGAAAACCTATCGATATAATAAAAACAAAACTGAACCACTTAACGAAGTCCATATCTATCTAAATGGTAATTATGACCTGGAACAGGGAAAAGAAATCTCTATTCCTATTTCTGAGGTAGAAAGGATCGCTGTAATAGATAAAAATGTAGGTAGAACAATCATAAATATAGTAGGAAGTACCCTGGGAGTCCTGGCACTTGCCACTATTATTGTTGCTCTTACTAAAAGTTCCTGTCCATTTATTTATTCTTATGATGGTGAAAATTATGTTTTTAACGGCGAGTTATATCCCGGGAATATAATTAGAGATGCTCAAATAAATGACTACCTAAAATTAAATGATCTATGCGAAAATGATGGATTCTATAAAATAAGGATCAGCAATGAACTCCTTGAGGTTCAGCATACAGATCTTGTAGAATTGATTTTGATCGATCTTCCTCAGGGTAGTGAAGTTTTAGTTGATCCTGCTGGCAATCCATTAGTGATCCAACACCCAAAATCGCCAATCAAAGCTATTAGTAATGGTCGTTCTGTATTGCAACAAATAAAATTATATGATGATGAGAGTGAATTTACTTTCAACTCTGTTTCAGGTAAAGAGAATGATTTAAGTAGCATGAAATTAATATTTCAAAAACCAGATCAGACTGAAAGCATCAACCTAAAACTGACTGTTAAGAATTCTATGTGGTTAGATTACATCTTTGGTAAATTCAATGAAAAATTTGGCAGCTACTACCCTACTTTTCAAAAACAACAACAGAATTTCACAGTAGAAAAGTCAATCTCCTGGCAAGATTCCCAACACATCCCCTTATTTATTTATGTAAAGAGAAACGGCAATTGGATCCTGGAAGAAAAGATCTATTCAACCGGACCACTAGCCTTTCGTGACATCGGTTTGAAAATACATATTTCTGATATAAAAACAGATCATATTGAAATAAAACTGGAAACGGGATTTATGTTTTGGGAGATCGACTATGCTTCAATAAGTGAAGGTATTAATTCCGAAATAAAATCACGATCCATTTCAGCATATAGAGCCATAACAGAAAAAGGTTCCGAGGTTTCGCGATTATTACAGAAAAGTGATGACCAATATCTTACCCAGGAAGAACCCGGTGAGTTTGTTGATGTTTTCTACGAAGCTCCTGAAATTTCAAAAGGAAATGAGAGAAGTATATTCATTAAAAGCAAAGGCTATTATAACTATACTCGTAATTACGATGGGACTCCAGACCTTCGAGAATTGGTGAAGTTTAAGCAAGAAGGGTATTTCACGAAATTCTCAAAAACTTCATATGACCAGATCTTAAAGACCTGGGAATTGGAGAAAACAAGTGATTATGCGCTCTAATGCTCCAAATTGTACCAGTTATATTCCAGAAGTCAACAATCTAGACGTTTTAGAATTGGAGGAATTCGTCCTGCCTGAATCTGTAAACGTTACAGGCTGGAAAAAAAGCCTAGTCCTCTTGTATTCAAAATTTCTTGTATTACAAGCCTTGATCGAGTCTTACCGAAATCCTGTAATGTGGTTCAAAGGTTTTCGCTACCTATATAGCTTAAGGGAAAAGTTTTTTGGTAATTCTGAGGTAAAGAAAATATGCAAAGTTAGAGACAAATATTATTC from Gramella sp. MT6 harbors:
- a CDS encoding LexA family transcriptional regulator, coding for MKVLLHLAIHGIYNFPFVGHITAGFPSPADDHLDKSIDLNSEIIKDRDATFFGRVEGDSMTGAGIEHGDLLVINKGLEPCNGKIAVCFIDGEFTVKRIKIEKDVIWLVAENQKYKPIKVTAENDFLIWGIVTNVIKYV
- a CDS encoding Y-family DNA polymerase yields the protein MYALVDCNNFYASCERVFNPSLENKPVVVLSNNDGCVIARSNEAKALNIPMGAPAFQYEAVFKRNGVFVFSSNYALYGDMSRRVMNILSTFTPDIEIYSIDEAFLLLAGFKEHFDLTTYGQDMIKAVRSRTGIPISIGIAPTKALAKVANKIAKKFANHTGGVHIIDDPEKIRKALLWTKIGDVWGIGRQYEKRLLAMNIKNAQQFVELHDEYVRKEFSVVGLRLKRDLSGLTTLSLEVTPLKKNISVTRAFENMYSDYAELKESVSTYAVKIGEKLRRQDSNCSLLQVFLLTNPFRNDLKQYRASISVYTPHPTNSSITLVKIALTGLELIYKEGFQYKKAGIIAMKLTPAKQKQFKLFTEENPKHEQLMKVVDQLNFRENGKVKFGGQDLGRTWKIRQERLSNRYSTRLDELITVKVNQA
- a CDS encoding Rrf2 family transcriptional regulator, producing the protein MFSKACEYAIRSTLYIAGESQKERRTSLKEIARAINSPEAFTAKILQKLVQQNIVNSIKGPRGGFFIDKEKNTTKLAEIVRAIDGDSIMNGCALGLEKCSEDHPCPLHFDFVNIRSGLKHMLETTSIFELSSKLVSGTSFLKL
- the ric gene encoding iron-sulfur cluster repair di-iron protein; amino-acid sequence: MIIKPEKTVADYVTQNIKASHVFKNYGIDFCCGGGISVEKACQERGVDYFALVKDLELIGAVEENETDFNKIPLDELIDHIIEKHHTYIEANIGLLIQYSAKVAKVHGGNNPELVRVYELFDKVAGELAAHLKKEELILFPFIKKMLKAEKEGIPLNVPNFSTVENPIKMMEEEHEFAGNIFKEIAHLTNNYTPPAHACNTYKALFDKLDEFEQDLHEHIHLENNILHPKALKLERELRL
- a CDS encoding site-specific integrase — protein: MASIYPVLRKKANKIGQFPIAIRITIDRRTTYLYTGQYIEDKFWDDQKGRVKKNHPNASRLNHLILAKLVEANEKLLESEAKGRSLSIGKLKESIKRDSNNDFKSVAEIYLNNIWERKKTNQYKTEKNRVEQFLNFAGNDIKFHEIDVTLLNNFSTFLQFKKNRAKRTVVNFMICIRAIYNLALAANRADKNDYPFGKGRYQIKIPEAKKIGLTIGELKKLENAKDLNPANQHTLNVWLLSFYFAGVRITDIIQLKWSDLKDDRLYYRMNKNYKLVSLKIPVKAQDILSKYRKVRNEACDLVFPELRGIDLSDEIMVRTRIKTVTRNFNRQLGRIARKLEIEKKLTMHIARHSFGNISGDRIPIQLLQKLYRHSSVTTTMMYQSNFMTNQTDKALNTVLDF